The following are from one region of the Oreochromis aureus strain Israel breed Guangdong linkage group 1, ZZ_aureus, whole genome shotgun sequence genome:
- the ero1a gene encoding ERO1-like protein alpha, which translates to MKLVVIVPLLLLLEVSGYAECRCFCQVTGDLDDCTCDVETIDRFNNDQLFPKLQSLLESDYFRFYKVNLNKPCPFWTASSECGLRDCAVQPCSPNEVPEGLRSAPHNKYSAEANEQQDECEKAKHLGAVDVSLSAETREALLDWNKYDDEAERFCVVDDEESPDSQYVDLLLNPERFTGYKGPEAWQIWNSIYEENCFKPYTIKRPLNPISFQNSPGSEARTFYSWLEGQCVEKRAFFRLVSGLHASINIHLSARYLLDDRWFQKKWGHNVSEFRQRFDSGLTAGEGPKRLRNLYFLYLIELRALAKVLPFFQQSSFQLYTGRPEEDRKHKEQLVDILELARSFPLHFDEASLFAGDEKEAAKLKEDIRLAFLNISRIMDCVGCFKCRLWGKLQTQGLGTALKILFSERQLEALPKSSNQRPSFQLSRQEIVSLFNAFGRISTSVRELKNFRVLLAEEQ; encoded by the exons ATGAAACTGGTGGTCATCGtccccctcctccttctcctcgaGGTGTCCGGATACGCAGAGTGCAGGTGTTTCTGTCAG GTGACAGGCGACCTGGATgactgcacatgtgatgtggaGACCATCGACCGCTTCAACAATGACCAGCTGTTCCCAAAACTCCAGAGTCTTCTTGAGTCTGATTACTTTAGGTTCTACAAG GTGAACCTGAATAAACCGTGTCCTTTCTGGACTGCCAGCAGTGAGTGTGGTCTGAGAGACTGTGCTGTGCAGCCCTGCTCTCCT AACGAGGTGCCCGAGGGGCTCCGATCCGCTCCCCACAACAAG tattCAGCAGAAGCGAACGAACAGCAGGATGAGTGTGAGAAGGCGAAGCATCTGGGAGCTGTAGATGTCTCATTAAG CGCTGAGACCAGAGAGGCTCTGCTCGACTGGAACAAATACGACGACGAAGCAGAACGCTTCTGCGTGGTTGACG ACGAAGAGTCACCAGACTCCCAGTATGTCGACCTGCTGCTGAATCCAGAACGCTTCACAGGCTACAAAGGACCAGAAGCCTGGCAGATCTGGAACAGCATCTATGAGGAGAACTGTTTCAA ACCGTATACTATCAAACGACCACTAAATCCCATCTCATTCCAAAACAGCCCAGGAAGTGAAG CGAGGACCTTCTACAGCTGGCTGGAAG gccAGTGTGTGGAGAAAAGGGCTTTTTTCCGGCTCGTCTCAGGTCTCCACGCCAGCATTAACATACACCTGAGTGCCAGATATCTGCTGGATG ACCGCTGGTTTCAGAAGAAGTGGGGTCACAATGTGTCGGAGTTCAGACAGCGTTTTGACTCGGGGCTGACGGCCGGCGAAGGGCCCAAGAGGCTCCGCAACCTTTACTTCCTGTACCTGATAGAGCTGCGAGCGCTGGCTAAAGTTCTGCCGTTCTTCCAGCAGTCATCCTTCCAGCTGTACACGGGCAGACCTGAGGAGGACCGGAAACACAAGGAGCAGCTGGTGGACATCCTGGAGCTGGCTAG ATCTTTCCCTTTGCACTTTGATGAGGCTTCTCTGTTTGCTGGGGATGAAAAGGAAGCAGCCAAACTGAAG GAGGATATCAGACTGGCCTTCCTCAACATCTCCAGGATCATGGACTGTGTTGGGTGCTTTAAGTGTCGCCTGTGGGGGAAACTGCAG ACCCAGGGATTAGGCACAGCCTTGAAGATTTTGTTTTCAGAGCGACAGCTTGAAGCTCTGCCCAAATCCAGTAACCAGCGACCCAGTTTCCAGCTCAGCCGGCAGGAGATCGTCTCCCTGTTCAACGCCTTCGGAAG GATTTCGACGAGCGTCAGGGAGCTGAAGAACTTCAGAGTACTGCTAGCAGAGGAACAGTGA